A stretch of the Duncaniella dubosii genome encodes the following:
- a CDS encoding RnfABCDGE type electron transport complex subunit G, translated as MKSSLVNMVLSLGIITVVAAAALAGVYTATKEPIAQAKAEKQKSAIGQVLPEIHFNNNPADEAAEVTVDGETVTVFPARQDGELVGMAVESHDANGFSGLTTVMYGFDPSGNITGFAVMQHAETPGLGSKMDEWFSNPAHTVIGLNANSANLTVSKDGGDVDAITAATISSRAFLRALTLANQASQQFASRQ; from the coding sequence ATGAAATCATCACTCGTAAACATGGTGCTCTCGCTGGGCATCATCACAGTAGTCGCCGCCGCTGCTCTTGCCGGAGTCTACACAGCTACCAAAGAACCTATCGCACAGGCCAAGGCTGAAAAGCAGAAATCAGCCATAGGGCAGGTGCTCCCCGAAATACATTTCAACAACAATCCTGCCGACGAGGCTGCCGAAGTGACAGTCGATGGTGAGACCGTCACCGTATTCCCCGCACGTCAGGACGGAGAACTCGTCGGAATGGCCGTCGAAAGCCACGATGCCAACGGCTTCTCGGGTCTCACCACGGTAATGTATGGTTTTGACCCTTCGGGCAACATCACAGGCTTTGCGGTGATGCAGCATGCCGAAACTCCCGGACTCGGATCGAAGATGGACGAATGGTTCAGCAATCCGGCCCATACGGTCATCGGCCTCAATGCCAACAGCGCAAATCTCACAGTGAGCAAGGACGGCGGCGATGTCGATGCCATCACGGCCGCCACAATCTCATCGCGAGCTTTTCTCCGGGCTCTCACACTAGCCAATCAGGCATCACAACAATTCGCCTCACGCCAATAA